One Channa argus isolate prfri chromosome 17, Channa argus male v1.0, whole genome shotgun sequence genomic window, GAGGTGGTTGTAATCATTTGGAACCcttgatcattttaaataaggtggcaaacaaaatgacatttaccTGTTAATATAACaactaaacaataaacacattgaaTTCTCACCTTTCAGACAGTTCCTACTTAAAAACTGGGAATTATAACCATATAAAAGTACAATttcatgacagagctgctgttttggaCTGTATTACCCAGTATCCAATGTTGTGGTAAATTCCTCTATGCACCAATATAGAATCTACTGTGGTGTCCCAGTACGACTTgcgcagaagaaaaaaataaataaaataagtggtGCTCATGTCGCCGCGAAACTCCAATCAGTACATGTGTAGTGTGTGCTGGACATCCAATGAACATCTGTGTACACCTGAGGGGGTGTGTGTGCCTGCTCCTGCTCACCCTAGCAATGTCAGAACCCAGCTGCTCCTGGCTCCTCAGCCTCGAGTACTCCTCTGCGATGTGATTGGCTGCCTCCTCCGTCAGCACAGGTGTCACAGCCTTGGCAATGTGGATGTACTTCCTCATGAACTCCTTGCTCACAATCTTATCCCTGAAACAGAAGGAGACGTACCTCTCACTCTAACTTACCTGGTGTACAGTGATAACAGACATTGATCAAAAAGGAAACATTCGACTGTGACGTTTCCAGAACAGATACTAGGTGCGTACCTCTTTCTCTTGCTCCCATGCAGCAGGTTATTGTGCTTCTCATAGATCTGCAGCTCCTCGTGATCCTCTGCTAGTGCGTCTGGGTCATCTGTAGCCAGGACGTCCACTGTCCCACCCAGAGCCATTGCttaaacaaaaaggaaatgcacaacttttttttttttttaaaacaaaatgttatggCACTAAATACAAATGATTTTACCTCTATGATGTTACTTATTGCCGACGCAAAATACCTGCTCCTTCCTGCTCGCGCGGGTCACGGTAGCGGTGCATCCTCAACACGTGGTCTGAGATCTCACGGTCCTGTTCAGGGTCCATCTGATCCAGCACGATGAAGAGGAGATCGAAACGGGACAGCAGCGAGTCCTGGAGGCCGATGTTTTCCATGGGAGTTTTATACTGGTCGTACTGCAATGGCATTAGAGAGGAGAAATacactaaaagtaaagtaaaggtCAGCTCAGAgataaactgttttaaaaaggtCCAACTTCTCCGATTAGTTTCTTACCCTGCCGTACACTGGGTTGGCGGCCGCCAGCACAGAGCAACGGGCATTGAGGCGGGCGTGGATGCCCGCCTTTGCAATGGTGACGCGGCCCTGCTCCATCACCTCATGGATGGCCGTCCGGTCCATGTCAGACATCTTGTCAAACTCGTCGATGCACACCACGCCGCGGTCGGCCAGCACCATGGCGCCGGCCTCAAGACGCCGCTCGCCTGGGTAGAAATCAATTCAAAGACAAAGTGAGCTCTGGAGGTGAATTGAAGATGGAGCACATGGCAGAAATGTGCAGGTCTGAGTTAGTGCACCAGTGTTTTCGTGCACGGCGGCGGCTTTCTGACGGGACATCATGTGCCATACCTGTCTCCTGGTCTGTGGTAACTGCAGCAGTCAGGCCCACACCGGAGGAGCCTCGTCCAGTGGTGGGGATGGCTCTAGGTGCAGTGTGAAGTACGTAACGCAGAAGCTGGGACTTTGCAACGGATGGATCACCTAGAAAAAACACGGAGATATTTGCCCGAATTCTAAATGAGCTttgaacctttttctttttcttctcgaGGGAGCAAATTAGCAGGAAATGTGTTCAGGTACCAATGAGCAGGATGTTGATGTCTCCTCTGATGCGCGAGCCATTTTCCAGCACCTTCTCCACCCCACCCAACAACATGCAGAGAATAGCTTTCTTGATGTACTCGTGCCCGTGGATACTTGGGGCCAGGGACCGAGCCAGCTGATCAAACACGTCCTAAGTAAAATCAGAAAAGGCAGATTTAGTTTCTCATTCACTTCGCGTGTGAGCAACGTAGAAAGACCGAGGTCCTACTTTGGAACGAGTCCGGCTGAAGTTCCTGATTTTAGCCACATCATCTGCAGAGAAGTAGGGAGAAACTTCCTTGCTCATTTGTTTGACATGGCAGGCTATCATGATGGTCCTAGGAAGAAAAtggttcaaatgtttaaacacagCACAGGAGCTCTACCACTTAGGAGCCATCAGacattttattccatttcaCCTGAATGTGCCAGAGGTGAATCCTCCCTTCTTGCCAGGCAGGCAACGGTATGTTCCAATGATCTGCACTCTGTCCCCTGGCTTGACCATGTCCACTAAATCATTGTCCAGGATGATGTCCACAGAGCGAGGCAGCTGGCCAGCAGGGGCTTTCTCTGGCATCTCCTGCACCGTGATGGTCTGGTGGTCCTTGTATATAGACAGACCGAATTCTGTCTCCAAAGGATTGTTCTCCTCATCCTGTTAGGTGAGACAGTCACCAAGTTAGGATCCCTCGTGCatctttttaatgttgtgctcatccccttcttttttttgttttgaatagtGCAGTGTGACCACCTCAGAGCTTGTGATGTGTGGTTACCTTTGTGGGGTAGATGGCACTGGAAGGAAAAGCATCTAGAGAAGTCATGTCTGTGTACTTCCTTTCCAATGTCttcttggtggctgggcagtaGTGGACACTGCGCACCACTTTGGGACGCACCAGAGAGCCTGAAGatcaataaaaaatacatttaaaaaaaacaacaaaagaggaAGGGAGGCCATGATTACCGTTATTCTATAACAATGATCCTAC contains:
- the mcm3 gene encoding DNA replication licensing factor MCM3, which gives rise to MATDLVDDREMREAQRDYLDFLDDDQDQGIYQSKVRDMISENKARLIVNINDLRRRNEARAAKLMNNAFEELLAFQRALKDLVASVDATYAKQYEEFFIGLEGSFGSKHVTPRTLTSRLLGSMVCVEGIITKCSLVRPKVVRSVHYCPATKKTLERKYTDMTSLDAFPSSAIYPTKDEENNPLETEFGLSIYKDHQTITVQEMPEKAPAGQLPRSVDIILDNDLVDMVKPGDRVQIIGTYRCLPGKKGGFTSGTFRTIMIACHVKQMSKEVSPYFSADDVAKIRNFSRTRSKDVFDQLARSLAPSIHGHEYIKKAILCMLLGGVEKVLENGSRIRGDINILLIGDPSVAKSQLLRYVLHTAPRAIPTTGRGSSGVGLTAAVTTDQETGERRLEAGAMVLADRGVVCIDEFDKMSDMDRTAIHEVMEQGRVTIAKAGIHARLNARCSVLAAANPVYGRYDQYKTPMENIGLQDSLLSRFDLLFIVLDQMDPEQDREISDHVLRMHRYRDPREQEGAAMALGGTVDVLATDDPDALAEDHEELQIYEKHNNLLHGSKRKRDKIVSKEFMRKYIHIAKAVTPVLTEEAANHIAEEYSRLRSQEQLGSDIARTSPVTARTLETMIRLSTAHAKARMSKAVELEDSEVAVELVQFAYFKKVLEKEKKRSRQERDSGSEEEEDEEASTQRSQRSLRKRGRHGSQGSEPYSPYDFSEEQNVPEIQAGTPKPAKPQREDEVEAMDATSQAKDSELSAERLKEFKSSLFAVFQSAHAQSVKMKTLMSDLNKERQNLFTEPEVRAALSRMQDDNQVMVADDIIFLI